GTTTTACggtgaaaaattaattttaaatgagttgattttttctaaaaatcaattaaatatagTTAAAATGATCAATGTTGAAATCACTATatcattatattaatataaaaaaaaatgaattaaacaaTAAGTTCAAAACTAAAGTGAAGAACTTGTTACACTATGAACATAACTCATCGGTAAATAATGATTTTTctaccttgttttattttcctgagagcaattttttgtttcaaattatgcTATAATTGATGATAAGAATATCAATTAAATTTAACAAGTGGCTCAATGTTTTTTCAGAATctccaaaatataataaaaatatttggtaACTTTTCTAAATTTCCCTCTATATGTTAAGCACAGAGGAGTTGCCAATAAGAATCTTATTACACAATACAACAAAACACAACCTGTCAAAACCACAAGTCACTCAAAACACAACTAAACAATACCTAAAAACCAAAGCCAATTTGAACTGAGGAACCGTTTTACCGAAGAACCAGACATTTGACAGTAGCACTGCTGCACTGCAGGCAAGAAACAGACCAAAGTTTTCCTTTCAATGGTTGAGAATATGAAATAATGCTTTGAATTCTTGACTCATTAGTTGCTGCATTGAAATTTCACTCAAAGGAATGGTTAATGGTGTAAGCTCAGTGGCAAAGCTCTGTGACACACGTTTCATCGTTGGTCGAGAGCTAGGATTGAAATTTAAGCATGCAAATGCTATTACAGCTACACGAATTATGTCAAGTAACACCATCGCATTATTTGGAAATGGGAGACGTTGGTCTAATACTTCACATAATTTCATGTTTTGAGTTGATGCTAATTGAAGTGACGACAATAGTTCCTGAGGGTGTCTTCCCATTAAAGTTTCTAGTGCTACTACTCCAAAACTATATACATCACACTTTTCGCTCACAACCATGGTATATGCAAGCTCTGCATCACCAATTCACAATAAGCAAGTTAAAATATGCAAAGACAAATATTTGAAAATCACTATATGCACATATGTATTAATCtctaaaaagtatatatttagGAACAATTTATTGTAGCCAGCTCCAGAATTCAAAAACCAAAGTAGTAATTATTTAACCAAACAAACAGTAACTTAAAAGGAAACTAACAAATaggactttttttctttctaaaaagtGTATGTATAGGAACAAAGCCAACAACTGATatggaaaagaaaaagtttAAGAATATGAATGTTGTGCATCCTACGTAGGAAAAGCTGAAAAGAAAGACAAAACTAAGAGCAGTAAATAAATTACCAGGAGCTATATATCCGATTGTTCCAGCAACTATTGTTCGATTGGATGAATCATGTTGAAGGAGTCGAGCTGTGCCAAAGTCAGACACACTAGGCTGCCACTCGGAGTTTAGCAAGATATTTCCACTAGATACATCTCGATGCACTATTGGAGTCGTGCAATCATGATGAAGATATGAAAGAGCAGATGCTACTCCTTTAACAATGTTAACCCTTTTTCTCCAATTGAATTCCACGGCCTCTACGTCATCATACAAGACAGAGAACAAGCTTCCTTTCTCCATGTATTGGTAGATCAAAAACATGATTCTTTTGTGCAAGCAGAATCCATAAAGCTTCACAATATGTCGGTGCCTTATTTCTGATAATATTTTCACTTCATTTCTAAAACTTTCATCAAAAGCTGGCACTTCTGCTTCATAACCGTGAAGTTTTTTTAAGGCAACAACTTTTCCGCACGGTAATTGCGCCTTGTAAACACTTCCATATGCTCCTGTACCAATGCAATATCTCATGTCAAAGTCTTCTGTTGCTCTAATGATGTCATCATGTGCTATTTTGCCATCATAATTCCATATACAAAAAACATCTCCATTCTTTGTTGTCATTGTGTTTCCATTGTTTTTCTTGATAGAATTATTACAAAGTTTAAAGCACACGAGACTTGAGAAGGCTAGGATTAGAACAATAAGGATAGGAAGAAAAATGGCAACATGGTGATTTACTTTATTACCAGGCGAGCAAGCATGAAAATGAAAGTAGATTCGATTGTAATAAGAGTTAGTGCATACATCCTTGTTCCCTATTACTGCATAAGGCTTAACACAAAATGGAATGGGACCCCTCAAATAATTATAGGAAATGTCAACATCAGTGATATTACAAATAGATTGGGGAATTGTTCCAGTGAGATTATTATTGTTTAAAAGAAGATGTCGAAAGCCTCCTAGCGTAGAAGGAATTTCACCACTAATGTTATTGTGACTGAGGTCAATTGTGTTAAGGTATTTTAATTGTGTGAGATTATTCAAAGAAATAGGAAAGGTCCCACTGAAGGAGTTGTTATTTAAATACAGGATTTGCAAGTTGCTTAATTGACCCAAGTTAGATGGGAGGGAACCTCTGAGATAATTGTGAGAGATATAAATGAATTTTAATTGTGTGAGATTTGTAATGGAAATAGGCAAGTTTCCGTTGAGTCTATTGAATGATAGATCTAATGTAGTGAGTTTTCTCAAGAATCCCAACTCAAGAGGAATAGAACCTTCAATTTTGTTGAAGGAGATGTCTAGGTCCTCTAATTTTTTGAGATTTCCTAGTGAAGAAGGTATCTCACCTTTGAGCCTATTGTTGGATAGACTTAATTTAGTGAGATTTTTCAGAAACCCCAACTCATCAAAAGGAATAGAACCATCAATGTAATTGTAAGATATGTCTAGGTACTCTAATTGTctaagattttttattaaatgagGTACCTCACCTTTAAAAGAATTACTAGACAAATCAAGATGAATTATTAGTCCAATTCCTGTGATAGTAATAGGAAAACTCCCATTAAATAGGTTGTAAGATATATCTAAGTGCTTTAATTGTGTAAGGTTTCCTAGTGAAGGAGGTATCTCACCTACAAGGGAATTTTTAGACAGATCAAGAAAAGTGAGTTTGGAGAGAAGACCGATTTCTTTTGGGATAGTCCCTTGTAGTCTAGCATTCGTGATAACAAGGGTTTCTAAATTGTGGAAAGTAGACAAGTTGAGTGTTCCAAAACTTATTCCCCAACCTGAATAAAAACGGTCTATGTTGATTTGTATGATGCTTCCAGCCTTGTTGCAAGATATCTGACCCCAATTACACCGATTCGAGATGTTGTAGTATCCATGAGAAGTGTTCCACCATCCACTATTGTAAATAGCATTTGCTTCCATTTCAGGTTGAGATGTCAATGTAGAAGATTCAGTCCCAATAATCAATCCCCAAATAAGAAGAAAGACTATCCACATTTTTGGACCATACAAATTCAAAACTAAATATTTTGTAAAGTTCATTTTCTTTTTGAGATCTAATAAGGAATTGCATATAATGTTTTATGATGCATGAAAAACCTTTATAACGTTGGAATGTTTAGCACGCTACGTACAAGTCACTGCATATATAAGATAAGTCTAGCATGCATGAGTGGACATGAAATATTGAAAGTAATATTCCTATAAAATGCAAGCTTTGAAGAAGGcatgaaaattatttttccatCCACTGAAGGAGACATGAGTGGACTAGTATTAAGCTCCGCACCTATTACTTTCGGtcctatataaatataaaatatctcGTTaatctaaattaaaaaaattaatttaatatttttatgtcaagctttaataattattttaaataatacttgaccaaaataataataataataataataaagactAATATAGTAGTATTATTCTTATGGAAAGTGTacatttaattacttttttaaagtttaaaaattgataatttcattgcaaattttttaattttacttaaCAAGTAGTATTCATGAATCTTATTGCTATGTTAGGTCTTTTCCCCATTGTTTACGTCTAGTTATGCATGTATCTTCTAAATCATCTCTTGGCTTAGtcaatatttttaaagttttgtGCATTAGTTTCCATTAATTGCGAGTTTTTCTTCGTCAACGGCCaactttagtttttttcttcttcttttgaaaCAGATATATTTGTTGCATAGTATAGAGAGTAATTTATAATTAAGCTTAGAGGTTGTCCTCTCTCAACAATGTGTTTTTCCATATATACTCTTGATTGATCAAAGATCCGAATTTTATCTACCACATTtgttatgctatttttttttttttgaatggcaaatatataatatataaatatgaataaatgaaaatgataCAAAAGaaagttcaaaaaaataaaaagataccAGAAGTACACtccacaaaaatataaaaataaaaataaaaagaactaACGATATAAACGACATTTGTTATGGTATGTTAGTCATCtgatgttcaaaaaaaaatgttagtttaTTGTAGTATCTTTTAAAAGTGCACAAGCAAACACAAGAAGTGGGAGTTTAAATTGTAGTGAACATTTATaacttttcttttattaaattaattaaaacattAAAGTTAAAActttaagtaattttttttttctcaaaatatttaACTTCAGTTTAAAACATAAATCAGAATGGAAGTTAAATCATAAACAAGACTATTTTGGAGTACGCTCTCAAGTATGTTTCCATGcaacagtaaaaaaaataccAGCTCAAGACTATAATGATTTAAGTCTTTCTAAGTTTAGAtattgttctgggccgagcatcaagctcgagcatcagaaggTGTCGAACATACACGATCCGAGCAAGACTCCAACGGTCTAatacccttgcgtattgtaacggccgtaaaccggaatgatgagcatttactgcacatcaaggcctccaagccgttttccggcagccacttgatgaccattaatgccatcaagggccttagcccagcgctgggggctatatatatgcatctccacttcatttgcaaggtacgcatttttatagctaagaaaaccttacacacatactgacttgagcgtcggagtgcctgcaggtacacaacccccctccgctccaacaggggtctcaaacgctctcaaccaccgcaaacgccggcgaagtcgcatcattctggtcaacacgatcagaTATATATAGTGAACCAGTATAAAAATATTGTACATTTGATTTTAATAACGAGTAAACTAGCTCTACAACTTGAGTATATATGAGAGCAAAAAttagtataaaattaaaatcaaagacATAAATTATGAGGAAAAAATTGTGTAATACTTTTAAATTATCATAATTTATAGTAGTCGATCCTGGTATTTGATCAACTATAGGATGTGGGAACTCACACTTGGGGGAAgaatgttgggtttcaagtaTTAGCGGTTAAGTCCCATATTGTAAAAGATACACACAACAAAATGGACAAATTATAAAAGATGATTAAGCTTTGCTAATAAATTTTGAAGCATACATAAGAATACACCTAACTAAAGAATCAAACAATAAACCATTGATAAATCCTTACTAATGTTATATagataatactttttttttacacaatatagataataattttaagaaattaaatagtaaaaacAAATTCCAATGATATAAATGAAATACACAACTTTAAAcattttggtttaatttggtGAGGAACATTAATGTTCAATTTGTGTCATGAGAAACAACTTCCATGACTGTTTTGTATATAATCTCAAATGCACTTTGCATGCAAGACTTGAACCTCTTCTCGTCAATGAAATCTTTCTCTGTTTTGAGGGAAACTCTTAGCTCTCCCATGTAGCTCATTATTGAAATGACAAGACTCTGcaaacataaaattaaacaaaggTTGAGATAATAAGTGTTGTTGTAAGAATATCAAGGTTGGAGAGATATCAAGTAAGTTCAATGATACACCCCCCAATTAGTGATGACACAACACCAGACAAAGAAAGGCCCAATATTGATAATGGGGCTTCACACTAGAAGGCCCACTTGAACAAAAACGTGAATACAAAAAATCTGTTTGTATGAAAGACTACCTAtaaatagagtttttttttttttttttctgtcgtacgagtttctcgcgctctctatttttattcatccgctacttaagtagcgaatgttataaaatgagaaatttgaggaaaaatgTTGTCCACTACTTACGTAACTGATGATGTTTGAGACTACCACTGTTATGGGatgtccggggttcgaaccccgacctctacatatatatataatgcaatatatctaccaactgagttaagctcgcGAATACAGTTTGTTGCATTTTACTCTATATATTTTGTACTTGATAACATTATCGGAATGCTGAATGATAAAACAAGTTTCTACTCTTCCTCTTAATTCTCTTCTTTCTTCCTTTATTTGCTTAGGAGTTGGAACTCATTGTTACATACAATCTGATCGTTGCAGTTAAAATGATTCAAACTGTCCATTAACAATTCTAACAACTAATTCTTAATAATTACTGTTTAACAAAATACTTGCttgcttaaaataaaattaatgaaaaccCTTAGgacccgtttggtgcacaggataagagacaggataggataattgtatcatatcctgtttcagtccagtgtttggtgacacagcaggatatgataagttaatcctgtagcttatcctatcctgtctctctagttaaaattcttatcctgaatttgagctgggttaccagcaggataggataatttttttttttactgatttattctataaaatatattttaaaataaaaaaaatgaaaattaataaaatataaataataaaataatttgatagtatattacataatctaaaaaaatcaaaattatactaaaattacaatattttaaagtaaactaattattaaaaaatcgtaaaatatggatattaatttaaattttataagaaattaaatataattattttgcaatggtatttttattatttacgtatgagatatatcatatatttatttagct
This genomic interval from Trifolium pratense cultivar HEN17-A07 linkage group LG6, ARS_RC_1.1, whole genome shotgun sequence contains the following:
- the LOC123890597 gene encoding probable leucine-rich repeat receptor-like protein kinase At1g35710: MNFTKYLVLNLYGPKMWIVFLLIWGLIIGTESSTLTSQPEMEANAIYNSGWWNTSHGYYNISNRCNWGQISCNKAGSIIQINIDRFYSGWGISFGTLNLSTFHNLETLVITNARLQGTIPKEIGLLSKLTFLDLSKNSLVGEIPPSLGNLTQLKHLDISYNLFNGSFPITITGIGLIIHLDLSSNSFKGEVPHLIKNLRQLEYLDISYNYIDGSIPFDELGFLKNLTKLSLSNNRLKGEIPSSLGNLKKLEDLDISFNKIEGSIPLELGFLRKLTTLDLSFNRLNGNLPISITNLTQLKFIYISHNYLRGSLPSNLGQLSNLQILYLNNNSFSGTFPISLNNLTQLKYLNTIDLSHNNISGEIPSTLGGFRHLLLNNNNLTGTIPQSICNITDVDISYNYLRGPIPFCVKPYAVIGNKDVCTNSYYNRIYFHFHACSPGNKVNHHVAIFLPILIVLILAFSSLVCFKLCNNSIKKNNGNTMTTKNGDVFCIWNYDGKIAHDDIIRATEDFDMRYCIGTGAYGSVYKAQLPCGKVVALKKLHGYEAEVPAFDESFRNEVKILSEIRHRHIVKLYGFCLHKRIMFLIYQYMEKGSLFSVLYDDVEAVEFNWRKRVNIVKGVASALSYLHHDCTTPIVHRDVSSGNILLNSEWQPSVSDFGTARLLQHDSSNRTIVAGTIGYIAPELAYTMVVSEKCDVYSFGVVALETLMGRHPQELLSSLQLASTQNMKLCEVLDQRLPFPNNAMVLLDIIRVAVIAFACLNFNPSSRPTMKRVSQSFATELTPLTIPLSEISMQQLMSQEFKALFHILNH